GGCCGGTTATCTCGTCGAGTGGGACATCCCCGACACCATCGACATGGAGACCTACCTCGCCCGCAAGAAGGCGAACTCGCCGAAGTACGCGGACGTTCCGGAGGTCACCTTCCTGCGCACCTATGTCCGCGAGGACATGGACAAGTGCCTGTGCTTCTACAACGCCCCCGACGAGGCCGCCGTCGTGCGTGCCCGCGAGGTCGTCAGCACCCCCATCGACCGTCTCCACCAGCTCGAAGGATAAGAACCGGATGACCGCGGCCATGGAACGAACGACCGAGGAGCAGCGCGCGGCGATCGCCGAATTCGTGCGCGATCGTGCCGCCGCTCTCGATCGGGGCGAGACCGATATCCGCACCGACCTCGCCTGTATCGGCGAGGCGGGCCTGATCGCCCGTGGACTCGGTGGGGAGTGTCTCGACGACATGGTCGCGGTCGTCGACGAGGTGGCCGCGGAATCGCTCACCGTCGGGTTCTCCCTGTGGGCGCAGCGCATGGCGCTCGAATACATCGATCGCGCACCGCAGGTCCTCCGCGACCTCTACCGGGACGAGCTGGCCTCCGGCCGCACGGTCGGGGTCACCGCGATGGCCGCCGCACTCAAGCACCTGGCGGGTCTCGGCGAATTGCCGTTGCTCGCCGAGCACACCGACGACGGGATCACGGTCACCGGCCCGATCCACTGGGCGTCCAACGTCTTTCCGGAATCACTGATCGTGTTCCCGGCGCGCACCGCGGACGGTGGCCGTCTCGTCGCCGTGGTCCGCGCCGACGCACCGGGCATCACCATCGCCCCGTCGCCGGAACTGCTCGCGCTGGGCGCCACCTCGTCGACCTCCCTGAAGTTCGACGGAGTGCGGATTCCCCGCTCGCACATCCTCACCGAGGATCTCCCCGCCTTCTGCGGCACGATCCGCCCGACCTTCCTGCTGCTGCAGACCTCGTTCTGCTCGGGCATCACCCGTGCCTCGCTCGCCGAGGCCGGGTCGCGGCTGCACGGCCTCGGCGAGCAGTTCACCGGTGAGTACGAACTCGTTCGGGCACAGTACGATTCGCTGCGCGAGCGGCTCTACCGGTTCGCGGCCGACCCGAGTGCCGTGCCGCCGGTGGAGTTCGTGCGCCTGCGGCTCGACGGGTCGATCGTCGCCGTCGCCGCGACCCGCCTGGAGGCGACGCTGCGCGGCGGTGCCGGCTACGCCTCGGCCAGCGCCACCAACCGGCGGTTCCGCGAGGCCGCCTTCCTGCCCGTCCAGTCGCCCTCGGAAGGACAGTTGCGGTGGGAACTGTCGCAGTACGAATAGCCGACGGCTACAAGAGTTTCGCCGGTCGCCGCGATCCGGTTCTGCGAGGGGTGGACCTGGACATCGCGACCGGCGAATTCCTCGTGCTGCTCGGCAGCAGCGGTAGCGGCAAGTCCACCCTGCTCCGGATCGTCGCGGGCCTCGACCGCCTCGACCGCGGCTCGGTCGACTGGCCCGACACCGAGGGCGACAACCACCCCCACACCGGGGTGGTCTTCCAGCAGCCGTTCCTCATGCCGTGGCTGACGGTGCGCGAGAACATCGCGTTCGGTGGACGTTTCGCCGCGCACCGCGAGCGCTTCGACACCGCCTACGCCGATTCGCTCCTCGAGCGCTTCGGCCTGTCGTCGCTGGCCGGTTACTATCCCGACCAGTTGTCGGGCGGCCAAGCCCAGCGGGTCGCCGTGATCCGCGCCGTCGCGGTACGGCCGCGGCTGCTGCTGCTCGACGAGCCGTTCAGCGCCCTCGATCCGGCAACTCGATCCGATCTGCGGTCCTGGCTCGGGGAACTCGCGCGCGGTCTCGGCTTCACCACCGTGCTCGTCACCCACGACATCGACGAGGCCCTCGAACTCGGCGACCGGATCGCACTGTTCGGCAGCGGTGCGGTGCAACAGGAATGGCGGCTCGCCGAACTGCCCGACGTCGAGCGCGACGGTCTGCGTACGCAGATCCTGGCGCACTACCGCGATTCGTCGCTGTCGCCGACATGACGGGTGGACCCCTCATCAGCCGCCGCACCCTGATACGCGGCGCTCTCGGTCTCGCCGCGGCCGGCGGGGTCGCCGGTGTCGTCGACCTGGCGCGCACCGCGACGGCCGACCGCACCAACCGGACGGGGCAGCTGCGTATCGGTTACCTGCCGATCACCGACGCGGCGCCGCTGCTCGTCGCGCACGGCTCCGGTCTGTATCCGCAGGGGATCGTCGACGGCGCGAAGCCCGTGCTCTTCCGCAGCTGGGCGTCGCTGGCGGAGGCGTTCGTCAGCCGCCGCGTCGACGTGGTGCACCTGCTCATGCCGATGGCCGTCCAATTGCGCTACAGCCTGGGCAGTTCCGTGCGCATCCTCGGCTGGAACCACACCAACGGCTCGGCGCTGACGGTCGCCCCGCACATCACCGACCCGAGCGATCTGGCCGGGCAGACGGTGGCGATCCCGTTCTGG
This region of Rhodococcus sp. Z13 genomic DNA includes:
- a CDS encoding acyl-CoA dehydrogenase family protein, with product MTAAMERTTEEQRAAIAEFVRDRAAALDRGETDIRTDLACIGEAGLIARGLGGECLDDMVAVVDEVAAESLTVGFSLWAQRMALEYIDRAPQVLRDLYRDELASGRTVGVTAMAAALKHLAGLGELPLLAEHTDDGITVTGPIHWASNVFPESLIVFPARTADGGRLVAVVRADAPGITIAPSPELLALGATSSTSLKFDGVRIPRSHILTEDLPAFCGTIRPTFLLLQTSFCSGITRASLAEAGSRLHGLGEQFTGEYELVRAQYDSLRERLYRFAADPSAVPPVEFVRLRLDGSIVAVAATRLEATLRGGAGYASASATNRRFREAAFLPVQSPSEGQLRWELSQYE
- a CDS encoding ABC transporter ATP-binding protein yields the protein MGTVAVRIADGYKSFAGRRDPVLRGVDLDIATGEFLVLLGSSGSGKSTLLRIVAGLDRLDRGSVDWPDTEGDNHPHTGVVFQQPFLMPWLTVRENIAFGGRFAAHRERFDTAYADSLLERFGLSSLAGYYPDQLSGGQAQRVAVIRAVAVRPRLLLLDEPFSALDPATRSDLRSWLGELARGLGFTTVLVTHDIDEALELGDRIALFGSGAVQQEWRLAELPDVERDGLRTQILAHYRDSSLSPT